TGCAGCCATGATATTGACAAGATTGCGAAGCTTAGGGGCTTCAAAAGGAGCTGCATTGATGTGAATATGAATTCCGCAGGAGGAATTAACAAAAGCGCCTGCACCCCTTAGTTTTCGTATCATCTCCTGTACGTTTTCAATATCTTTGTACTGACAGATGGGGCTTACCAGCTCAACGCTATAGCTTCTGTCGGCACTCACTTTTCTGCGTCCTTCTTTTCTTTGGCAGTCAATGCTGGCATCACTCATAAGCTTCCACTTTCGCCCTTCGCTGTCACGGGCATAATAAACATCGTAATAGGTGCCTTCATATTCCTTAGTCGTGCCTAAATATTCAGCAATTACCTCTGCGGCACGGCTTCTTGTAATACCGGTCATCTCAATTTCAATTCCAAAATCCTGGCCTTGTATCTCCATTTAATCACCGCCCTTACCACATTCTGTGCTGGAGCGTATGGTCTTTTTCATGTGTAAGTCCTGCCGTTTCTGCAGCTGAGTTTATGAAACTGCAAAGCCTCTCCCTTCGCCAAGTATCAATTAAATGACGACCGCATTCTTCATTGAGAGCATTGATTTTTAAGACCGTATCTTTAACACATTCAGATATAGCGGCAGGATCACCTTCCGCCAATATGAGATCATCGATATATTCGTCTAAAATTTTCTCCATCAAAGACACATCTTCCGGTGTATAATGATAGCCCCCAGCATAAGGATTAGGATATTCTTTTCCGTCCATACAGTGCCGTAGGTTTTCTAAAATAGCAGGGCGTTCTTCATTCTCTGTCTTTTGATATTTCTCCATAAAAGCTAAAATATCCGCTTCCCGGTCTGGAGTGTAGTGGATAAAAGACAGCATATCTTCAAGAAGCCCTGTTTTAGTCTCCTTATGATTTTTTAATCTATCCATTATTTTTCTCCCTTCTATATTATCTTCCGCCTGCTTTACCAAACAGTTTTTCCTTGTATAAAGGGGCATGAACTGCAAGATTATACCGCTCTATGCCACATTTATATAAACACACACCTCGCTGGGGAAAGCGAATAAGGTTGTATTCTGATTCCTCAAGCTGGAGGGAATCCATATAAAACTGCTTATCAATATTGCCTGCATTAAAGAGAAAAGCATGAGTAGGAATTGAAAACAGCGGTTTTGCCAGCTCTCTTATTCCTTCAATGTTAAAGTCCTCAAGGTTTTGTGATGCTAAAATAACCGCTGACTCTTTCTTACGGACACGCTTCATAAAGTTACGGATATATTCAATTGCAGTGAGATTGGTAAGGAACAGATACAGCTCATCGATGCTGGCGACAGTGTTACCTTCAGTTAAGAGCTTATCGCTCATGAAGGACAGAACATTAAACAAGAGAGCATTTTTTACATTTCGGCTGGCTTGCAGCAAGCCTTTAACACCAAATACAATAAAGCGGTCAGAAGTCACATTGGTATGCCCATTAAAAAACTTGCTTTCCGCACCCATGCACATCGAGTGAAGCCCCAACAGGATTTCCTGCAGCAGCTCCGCCGTATAAAGCTGATATTTGCTCTTGTCATAGCCTTTATATTCATCCTCAATCAGTTCATACAAATTGGAGAGGATGGGATAATCTTCGGCAGTCAGCTTGGCAAAATTGGTGCGGTCACTGATGTTAAACTTCTCATAGAGCTTGCCTAACATAATTTCAATGGTGTCAATATGACGGTCATCAAAGTCTTTGTAGCAGCGGAAAAAGTCTTTAAGAAAAGATATATGCTGGCTGAGTTTTGTCCGCTGGCGAAATGCTTGTGGTGCATCTGCATCACCAAGACTGCCGCTTTCATCCCATGCCTTTGGCTCTAATGGGTTGATCATATACTGACCGGACATAAGGTCTATAAAGCACCCGCCGAGATTTTCAGCAAGCTCCACATATTCATGCTCGGGATCTAAACAGAGAACAGTTTTACCTGCTTCCAGCACATTGCAGAGAATTAATTTAAGGAGATAGCTTTTACCCTGGCCGCTGTTACCAAGAATAAGGATGTTGGCATTAGTCTTATCATCATCCCGTTTATCGAAGTCTACGATAATATTGCTTCCGAATTTATCCCGTCCAAGATAAAAACCGCCCGGATCAGTCTTGCCGGAATAATTAAAGGGATAAAGGTTTGCTACGCTGCTGGCAGGCAAGACCCGTTCATACTGACTCCCGAACACATTATGTCCGGCAGGACCCACGGCAATAAAGCCCTCCCTCTGGCGGAGTATAAGCCTATCCACATTGAGCTTGCTTCGCACAAGTTCCGTAAGAACATCGGTCTGCAATAGCTTTAGCGTATCAAGATCATGGGCAGTCAGCTCGATATATACGGCACAATGAAGAAGAGGTTCACGGTTTCTGTGCATGGCTGATACCAATGTCACCACATCCTGTAAATTGCTCTCGGCGGTGACAGTTTGCTGCAGGTTATTGGTGCTGCTTCTATCCATGCGATTTTTATTGGCAGCGTTATGGATGATTTTCTTTTCCTCTCCCGGAGTAACCTGCCTTGTGTAGATGCGTAGAGTTACACCGTCCTTTTCGCCTAAATGTCGCAGGATTGCCTGCTCATCTGTAGAGGTTGGATATTCACGCAGAACCCAGACACAGCGAAAAGTGTTCCCGCAAATAAAATGGTCAACATTAAATTTAATAATACCTGGGGCTATCATGTCGAGAAAATCCTTAATTTTAGCATCCTCTGCCGGTGTTACAGTTTTTTTCTTTCTGACTTTACTCACCAACAATCACCCACCTTTCTCCATCAAAATCCTCATATTTTTCTGTCGTGACATTCTGCTCATAATAAACACCTAAGAGACGCTTTATATCGGTTTCAGCTGCTTTTTTTGTAGTGAAACCTTGGTCTTTCAGAGATTTTTCTATACGGGAAAGGTAGGGTTGAACTTCTGATTCCTTATCGTCACGCAGGCGGATGATGATGAGAAACTCACGGGCTGTGGCCATCTGCACCTGCATGCGGTCAAGAGAAACAGCATCCTGCTGAAGGAGTTTTCGTATAACCGGGTTTTCTTCCTGTTCCATGCGGCTTCTAAGATGCGCTTTATTATCTTCAAAGTTCTCCCGGCTGTTAAGGCAAAGCATTTCAATTTCGGCGATGCCTTTTAGAACATTCATCAAAGCATATATTCTTGCGCCTACGCTGCTTTCGGAAAGCACACTGATGTTGGTGGGCTTAATCATAAAAAATACCAGTTCTCCATGACCGGTCACCAGTGCATGACTGCTGATATTTTTAATTCCCATAAGCTGCCTTGTAGATGCCTTTTCTTTAGCTTCATTTTTCTTTTTTCTGCTCATGCACTTTCCCTCCATTCATAAAGCTGTTGTCTGCCCATGAAAAATACAGCGGCGTATCGTATAAAATCGAGAATGCTGGTATCCTCAAAGCGGATAGATAAAAAGGCATAGACTGCTGTTGCTACGATGGGCAAAAGCCATCCAAGCTGAGATAGGGCAAACACAGATATAAGGCAGCCTACACCAATAATTCCTATATCTCTAAGCTCCCACAGCCACAAAGTGGCCTTGGATTTTAAGTTATCGGGGTAAATATACAAGATTCAATCCTCCTGTTCACTATAAATTCTTTGTAAAAAATAAGCGATACCACGGAGGACAAAGTCCACACAGGGTATCGCCACACTGTTTCCAAGTGCCTTGTACCTGGCACTGTCTGAGCCACCAGGGATATTCGTCCAGCCATCAGGAAAGCCCTGAAGCCGTTCGCATTCAAGAGGAGTAAGACGGCGAATGAGTTTTCTATTCTTTCCGCCGGCAGTTGCTATAAGGTTTTCGCTACCTCCGCCGTTATCGCCGCCCTGCGCACGCAAGGTGGTACAGCCCTCGGAATAGTTCCCGAACTGGGATTGACCATATATCCCAAACCCATCCACAATACACTTATCTTGGCTTACATACTGGTTGCCAATGCCTTTTTCATCACCACGACATAAAGCCCCGACCACTTTTTGATATGGCTCACATACTGAATGTCTGTCTGTAGATGTAAGGGTATAGGCAATATCTGCTTGGCATCCAAGTCCGTTCCCGCCATTTTTAGGCTGGCGACCAATTGTATTTCCTGCAATACAGATTGTTTCCTGCAGGATAGCTATACCGCCTTGGTTTTTACTGGGGTCAGGATTAGTAGTATCAATGGTTCGGGCTATCTCTGTTTCCCTGCACCCTGAATTGGGATTTGCTGATTTCATGCTATTGGATTCCTTGGAATCAAGGGAGAACACTACAGAATTACCGACTAAGGGAACATTGTTTCCGCCTGTCCCCATACGGGCAGCGAGTGTCGGAGCTACTCCAAGGGGACCGTTGTACCTGCCGTCCTTTGGATGATTTTCAAACAATACAGGCTGGTTATTGCCGCTCATCCCAGCACCGGCTGTGATTGGTTGGGTGACAAGCGGTGGATGACCGCCCATGCCCGCTCTTAAAGTCGGGGTTACTTCCTCGGTGATATCCATCCGGTCACCGCCATGGTCATTTAAGCATAAGAGCGGCTCCTGGGTGACAAAGGTCTGCATCTGCATATTACGGGTTGCCAGCAATGCACCGGATACACCATGTAAATCAATTACCTCATCACGCTGATTGACATGAAAGGCACTGATTTTTTCTACATCAGTCACAAAAGTCTGCTGTTTCATGCCCGGCTGTGCCTGCAATGCCCCTGCAATATCATTTAAATCTCGCACTTCATCACGTTGATTGGCAGCAAAAGCTATTGGTGTCTGTGTAATAATACCGTTTCTGCCGGTAGACATGCCGCAATTAACACCGAGGGTTGAGGATACCTCTCCGGTGAGATCACCGTTGTAACCATCAAAACCCACAGCCTCTTTTTCTTCTGTCCGAATATACCCATGCCCGCCGCCTTGACCGCCATAAAGGGCAGGCCATGTTCCTGTTTCCTCAAAAATACGGCGACTTTGAACATCCCATGGTGTCAGACAAGCTCCGCCTGAATCATCAGGGCTTCCTTCAGTTGCTGTGGCAGCTCCTTGCCCCGTGCCTCGGCTCTCCGCAAAATTCCCAAACAGGCGGTCTTGCTCAAATAATATTTTGGGTGCGGTGCATCCTCCAAAATCTGCGACAAGGAAGATACGACGGCGGCGCTGGGGGACTCCCCAGTATTGAGCGTCCAGCACTCGCCAAGCCAGGCTGAATTCATTTCCCAAAAGGGCAGCCCCAGCAGATTGCCAGCGTCCGGATTCAGGTCGAGGCACATCACAGGAATCGTACTTAATGCGGATGATCTCCTCGATAACCGCCCGGAAGTCCTCCCCCTCTGCTGAGCTGAAGGCTCCGGGTACATTTTCCCAAACGAGGTATCGAGGTCGAATAAGGTGAGTTGGCATACCTCTTTGCTCATCGGCTTCTCTCATCTCCTTTGCAATACGTGTCTGCTCCATGAATAATCCTGAGCGTTCACCTGCCAAACCACGGCGCTGGCCGGCAACAGACAGATCCTGACATGGTGAGCCGCCGCAGATAACATCAACAGGCGGCAGTGCCGCTCCATTTAGCTTTGTAATATCCCCCACATGGAGCATATCAGGGAATCTTATTTTTGTTACTTCGATGGGAAAGGCTTCTATTTCGCTTGCCCACACAGGCGTTATACCGTTATTAACCGCCGCAAGAGGGAAGCCTCCAATCCCATCAAAGAGGCTCCCCATGGTCATCATTAGACCATACCAATTGCCATTGCCGGTATGGGAGCCTCGGCCTGTTTATTACCTTTGACTTTTCCAATGACAAAGTTATTATCCTGTTCCATTACCCTGCGAATAGGAATGCCAAGCCTTTCAGCTTCTGTAATTTCTGCCATCATACCTTGGGAAATTCGATTACCATAGCACCATAATTCATCGCAGGCAGAGAGCATGGTTATTCCCATATCCAGCGCTAACTGCCGCTCCGCTGGTACAGATTCACAGAGCAGGTTGGGATATAACAAGTGCGGCGCAAAAAAGGCGTGCCCTTGTTCCATTACATGACGGCACGCTCGTTTGGCAAACTCTGTATTCTTTTGGACATCCCCGGTATAGGGGGATGCTACATATATAATTTTCATAGACCTTTTTCCTTTCTCTATTGTTATTTGGCAACTGCCTGCACGATGGTTCGGGTAGTACTGACTGCCGCTTGAGCCGTGTAGACGGCGCTCATCATATTTGCCTTAGTACTGGTGTCAAGACCAAAAGCACCTGCAATTCTCGGCACTTCTCCTGCTGCAAGCATGAGCCCAAGTCCAAGCAAAGCGTGATCTTTTAGCACCATTAACCCGGCTGTTAGAATCGTTGCCTGTAAAAAAGTTGTAAGGCATAAGCCGATAATCTGCTTGCACCACTGTATAAAGCCATCTATATACCCTCTTGGAACAGAGAACATATACAGGCTGCCCACTGCTATTTGAATGAGAAGAATACCGCCCCGCTTAAGGTTGGCAAGGAACACTTTTATTACAGAATAACCCATCATGATAATTATAAAGAGCAGCATGATTGGGCTTGTAATAACTGATAATCCCCCAAAGATACCGGAGCTTATGGCACTGCCTGGGTCTGGAGTGCTGCCAAGCCCTGTAATAATTTGGTTTGCTACTTCACCAAAGCTTTGGCCATAACCTGTGATGCCTGCAGTAAGGCTGCTTTGCAGGTTGACCGATAGCTTGAACAGCTCCACCGGTACGATGGTAAATAGGGATACTGCCATAAAACCTTTAATGGCATTTAATGCAGCATCCTTGATACTACCTCTGCCGTGTTGGTATTCAATGCCGGTTTCAAAGCAGGATACCACCAAGCCTGTTCCATACAGCGCCCAAGCCAGATAAGAAAAAAACAACACGATTGAGGCTACCCAGTTCATTTCAAACAATTCCACACCCATGTTTCCCATCTGTGAAAAGAAATCACCGAGAAATCCGATTACCTGACCATATATCCAGTCAATAAGCTGGCTCATTACATCGCCAAGGATAAAATCCCATATAAACAAAAGTGAATCACCTCCCTGTAAAAAGAATAAGGACATACCGTTTATCACGATATGCCCCTGATTTTTGCATAAAAAATGACGAGCAGTTAGCCGGTTATCGATCTTATCTGTTCGTCATCTTTTTCAAATATTTCGAGTATGAATTTTGCTCCCATATATAGTTTACATGGATTGCTTCATACTAAGGCCTGCATCTTCTGTTTCTTTCTGCTGATAGTTTCGCTCCATAAAAAGCTCGGCATAGCTGTCAATCTGCTCTGATAGCAGCTCAAAATCCCTTGGTGTTGGCTGGTATACATACCATTCCGTTACACCGTTATATGCCCACGCATACGGGATAATCCCATCACTGAAGTTGGGATTGTTTACTCTCTTCTTACCCCAAATATCCATGAATTTTAGTGTAGTGCTATCGATGGTTCCGTTGTTCTTATCCAGTGCGGTAAGACGAATGGCCGCATAATGATCTGCATATCCCAAGGTGACAAATTGCAGTTTCAGCCTGTTGTTTTCGCCCAAGGGAATGTATAGGGCATTGCCGATAAATTTTGCATCCTCATACCCTTCGGTGCATTTTCTTAAGTTTTGTTCAAAAAAGTTCATGTTTTAACCTCCACTGTTAATTTTTCATATTTCTAAAATCGTCGAAAGTATTCTTGCAAAATAATGTTTATATTCTTGCAGGATGTTATACTTAATCTAAGTTAGCAAAAATAGTCGAGAACTAATTTTCTGATTGCGATAAGATATAGACAGTACGAGGGGGTGAAGAGTTGATAGAACATATTGAGGCTGTCCAGCGAATGCAGGACTATATAGCGGAAAACTTGGCGGATACAATTACACTTGCCGATTTGTCAAAGGTATCGTTGTTTTCGCCATGGTACTCCTATCGGATTTTTGTACAGCAGATGAATACAACTCCGGCTGAATATATTCGTAGGTTACGCTTATCAAAATCGGCTCTGAGATTACGGGATGAAACAGTCAAAATTATTGATGTTGCATTAAACCTTGGGTTTGGCAGTACAGACGGTTACCAACGAGCATTTTTTCGTGAGTTTGGCTGCAATCCAAAAGATTATGCAAAA
Above is a window of Sedimentibacter sp. MB35-C1 DNA encoding:
- a CDS encoding VirB4 family type IV secretion system protein; protein product: MSKVRKKKTVTPAEDAKIKDFLDMIAPGIIKFNVDHFICGNTFRCVWVLREYPTSTDEQAILRHLGEKDGVTLRIYTRQVTPGEEKKIIHNAANKNRMDRSSTNNLQQTVTAESNLQDVVTLVSAMHRNREPLLHCAVYIELTAHDLDTLKLLQTDVLTELVRSKLNVDRLILRQREGFIAVGPAGHNVFGSQYERVLPASSVANLYPFNYSGKTDPGGFYLGRDKFGSNIIVDFDKRDDDKTNANILILGNSGQGKSYLLKLILCNVLEAGKTVLCLDPEHEYVELAENLGGCFIDLMSGQYMINPLEPKAWDESGSLGDADAPQAFRQRTKLSQHISFLKDFFRCYKDFDDRHIDTIEIMLGKLYEKFNISDRTNFAKLTAEDYPILSNLYELIEDEYKGYDKSKYQLYTAELLQEILLGLHSMCMGAESKFFNGHTNVTSDRFIVFGVKGLLQASRNVKNALLFNVLSFMSDKLLTEGNTVASIDELYLFLTNLTAIEYIRNFMKRVRKKESAVILASQNLEDFNIEGIRELAKPLFSIPTHAFLFNAGNIDKQFYMDSLQLEESEYNLIRFPQRGVCLYKCGIERYNLAVHAPLYKEKLFGKAGGR
- the dcm gene encoding DNA (cytosine-5-)-methyltransferase — its product is MMTMGSLFDGIGGFPLAAVNNGITPVWASEIEAFPIEVTKIRFPDMLHVGDITKLNGAALPPVDVICGGSPCQDLSVAGQRRGLAGERSGLFMEQTRIAKEMREADEQRGMPTHLIRPRYLVWENVPGAFSSAEGEDFRAVIEEIIRIKYDSCDVPRPESGRWQSAGAALLGNEFSLAWRVLDAQYWGVPQRRRRIFLVADFGGCTAPKILFEQDRLFGNFAESRGTGQGAATATEGSPDDSGGACLTPWDVQSRRIFEETGTWPALYGGQGGGHGYIRTEEKEAVGFDGYNGDLTGEVSSTLGVNCGMSTGRNGIITQTPIAFAANQRDEVRDLNDIAGALQAQPGMKQQTFVTDVEKISAFHVNQRDEVIDLHGVSGALLATRNMQMQTFVTQEPLLCLNDHGGDRMDITEEVTPTLRAGMGGHPPLVTQPITAGAGMSGNNQPVLFENHPKDGRYNGPLGVAPTLAARMGTGGNNVPLVGNSVVFSLDSKESNSMKSANPNSGCRETEIARTIDTTNPDPSKNQGGIAILQETICIAGNTIGRQPKNGGNGLGCQADIAYTLTSTDRHSVCEPYQKVVGALCRGDEKGIGNQYVSQDKCIVDGFGIYGQSQFGNYSEGCTTLRAQGGDNGGGSENLIATAGGKNRKLIRRLTPLECERLQGFPDGWTNIPGGSDSARYKALGNSVAIPCVDFVLRGIAYFLQRIYSEQED
- a CDS encoding DUF4406 domain-containing protein — encoded protein: MKIIYVASPYTGDVQKNTEFAKRACRHVMEQGHAFFAPHLLYPNLLCESVPAERQLALDMGITMLSACDELWCYGNRISQGMMAEITEAERLGIPIRRVMEQDNNFVIGKVKGNKQAEAPIPAMAIGMV
- a CDS encoding conjugal transfer protein TrbL family protein, with product MFIWDFILGDVMSQLIDWIYGQVIGFLGDFFSQMGNMGVELFEMNWVASIVLFFSYLAWALYGTGLVVSCFETGIEYQHGRGSIKDAALNAIKGFMAVSLFTIVPVELFKLSVNLQSSLTAGITGYGQSFGEVANQIITGLGSTPDPGSAISSGIFGGLSVITSPIMLLFIIIMMGYSVIKVFLANLKRGGILLIQIAVGSLYMFSVPRGYIDGFIQWCKQIIGLCLTTFLQATILTAGLMVLKDHALLGLGLMLAAGEVPRIAGAFGLDTSTKANMMSAVYTAQAAVSTTRTIVQAVAK